In Panacibacter microcysteis, the genomic stretch GTGTGCTCGATGAAGTCATGGAATTGTTTCCATCAAAATACATTCATGTGGGTGGTGATGAGTGCCCCAAAGATTACTGGAAACGCTCACAGTTTTGCCAGGACCTGATCAAAGAAAAAAACCTGAAAGATGAACATGGCCTGCAGAGTTATTTTATCAGCACCATGGAAAAATACCTCAACAGCAAGGGCCGCAATATTATAGGATGGGACGAAATTTTAGAAGGTGGTCTTGCACCCAATGCCACAGTAATGAGCTGGCGCGGAGAAACCGGCGGTATAGAAGCAGCAAAGCAACATCATGATGTAATAATGACGCCAACCACGTACGTATACGTAGATTACTCGCAGTCTAAAAAAGAAGACAGTCTTACTATTGGTGGGTACCTGCCCGTAGAAACAGTGTACAGCTACGATCCTTTGCCGGCGCAGCTTTCAGCGCAGGAACAGGCCTTTATAAAAGGCGTACAGGCAAACCTGTGGACCGAGTATATCAGCAATCCTTCCAAGGTAGAGTACATGGTTTTTCCACGCATGTCTGCGCTAAGTGAAGTAGGCTGGAGCAGTAAAAACAATAAGAACTGGCCCGATTTTAAACAGCGCCTGCTTACACAATATAAACGTTACGATCTCTGGCAGGTAAAGTACAATACCAAAGGCATCAATAACGGAGAATAACTGTAAAGGTCATCACCCGTTAATGTTTTAAAACAGTTCTTTTATATACCCGGCAGCAGTAGAAGCATTGGGCTTTTGTTGCGTCGCACACTTCAACTGCAACAATACTATTGGGCAATGCGAAGACCGGAGCAGAGCATTACATAATAAACAAAACAATGTGTGATGAACAATACATGCAGCTAAGCACAAAATCTTTGCGGTGTTGCATTGCAGCTTCGTTGCTGCCAGTTGTTCCCGCCGTACAAGTGAGTGACACAACAGGCGATGCCATGAAAATATATTGCCGGCTACCAAAAATCACAAACGATTGCACAGCATTAATTGTAAAGCAAACAATAATTTTGACGACTTAACAACATAAAACCAACAACAACATGAGCATGGTTGATTCATTTGAGAAAATTCCCTGTGAAATTTTTTCGAACCCCAAAGAAGGCTCCAGGTATGTGGCTAAAGAAATTGCCACACTGATCAAAGACAAACAGGCTAAAGGAGAAAAATGTGTATTGGGTCTTGCTACAGGTTCTACACCAATAAACATGTATGCAGAACTGGTAAGACTGCATAAAGAAGAAGGGCTGAGTTTTAAAAACGTGATCACATTTAATCTTGATGAATACTACCCGCTGGAGAAAGATGCTTACCAGAGTTACTGGAGTTTTATGCACCGGCATTTATTCAATCATATAGATATAGATCCTGCCAATATTCATATACCAAACGGGGAATGGCAGAAAGAAACCATCAAAGCACGCTGCCAGGAGTATGAGCAACTGATAGACAACGCCGGCGGAATAGACCTGCAGGTGCTTGGCATTGGCAACAACGGTCATATTGGTTTTAATGAACCCGGCTCCAGCTTTTTCTCTAAAACACGCCTGATCAATCTTGACAACAGCACACGTGTAGCCAATGCAAGAGAGTTTCAGAATATAGCAAAAGTTCCACGCCTTGCCATTACCATGGGCATTTCCACCATTATGAAATCTAAAAGGATCATACTGATGGCATGGGGTTTTAAAGCAGCTATTATTGCAAAATCGGTAGAAGGCGATGTAACAGAGCAGGTACCGGCCAGCATATTGCAGCAACACAACAACTGCACATTTGTGCTGGATGAGAATACTTCTGCCGAGCTTACGCGCTTTAAATCTCCATGGCTCACAGGATTGGTAGAATGGACACCCAAAACAATAAAACGTGCGGTGGTAAACATGGCGCTTAAACTGGACAAACCGGTATTGAGTTTAACCGCCAACGACTACAACGAAAACGGCCTTGGCGATCTGCTGGTAGAAAACGGTGACGCCTACGAAATAAACCTGCAGGTATTTTACCTGCTGAGAGACAGCATTACGGGCTGGCCGGGCGGCAAACCAAATTTTGATCTGCCAACGCACCCCGAGAGAAGTGAGCCATACCCCAAACGCTGCATCATCTTTTCTCCCCACCCCGATGACGACATTATTAGCATGGGTGGAACTTTTATGCGCCTGCACGACCAGGGGCACGAAGTACATGTGGCCTACCAGACCAGCGGTAACATTGCTGTTACAGATGAGTTTGTAACACGTTTTCTCGATTTTGCCGTGGGCTTTGAAGACATGTTTGGCATGGACAAAAAGAAAAGCGAGCAAATACTTTCTGATGCCGCAAAATTCCTGGCGGGCAAAAAGAAAAATGAAATGGATACGCCGGAAATCAGGAGCATTAAGGGCCTGATAAGAAGGTGCGAAGCCAAAGCAACCTGCAAATATGTTGGTTTGCCGGAAGGCAGGTGGCATTTTCAAAACCTGCCATTTTACGAAACCGGTACCATAGAGAAAAAACCAATGGGTGAAGAAGATGTGCTGCAGACCATGGAACTGCTGCGCGAGATAAAGCCACACCAGGTGTATTGTGCAGGTGATCTTGCTGACCCACATGGTACCCACAAGGTATGTCTCGACATTGTATTTGAAAGCCTGCGTCGTATAAAGGCTGCCGGTGACGACTGGGTGAAGGACTGCTGGGTTTGGTTATACAAAGGCGCATGGCAGGAATGGGATATTGCAGATATAGAAATGGCCATACCCATGAGCCCTGACCAGGTGATGAAAAAACGCTTTGGTATTTTTATACACCAGTCGCAAAAAGATTCTGTGCCATTCCAGGGTACAGACGCAAGGGAATTCTGGCAACGCGCTGAAGACCGCAATGCAAATACGGCAGGTCTGTATGCATCGCTTGGCCTGACAAAATATGCGGCCATGGAAGCCTTTGTAAGATGGCATTATTGATTTTAAGATCATTTATACGTTAAACGGTTGTTGCTGCGCAACAACCGTTTTTTTAT encodes the following:
- the nagB gene encoding glucosamine-6-phosphate deaminase, which encodes MSMVDSFEKIPCEIFSNPKEGSRYVAKEIATLIKDKQAKGEKCVLGLATGSTPINMYAELVRLHKEEGLSFKNVITFNLDEYYPLEKDAYQSYWSFMHRHLFNHIDIDPANIHIPNGEWQKETIKARCQEYEQLIDNAGGIDLQVLGIGNNGHIGFNEPGSSFFSKTRLINLDNSTRVANAREFQNIAKVPRLAITMGISTIMKSKRIILMAWGFKAAIIAKSVEGDVTEQVPASILQQHNNCTFVLDENTSAELTRFKSPWLTGLVEWTPKTIKRAVVNMALKLDKPVLSLTANDYNENGLGDLLVENGDAYEINLQVFYLLRDSITGWPGGKPNFDLPTHPERSEPYPKRCIIFSPHPDDDIISMGGTFMRLHDQGHEVHVAYQTSGNIAVTDEFVTRFLDFAVGFEDMFGMDKKKSEQILSDAAKFLAGKKKNEMDTPEIRSIKGLIRRCEAKATCKYVGLPEGRWHFQNLPFYETGTIEKKPMGEEDVLQTMELLREIKPHQVYCAGDLADPHGTHKVCLDIVFESLRRIKAAGDDWVKDCWVWLYKGAWQEWDIADIEMAIPMSPDQVMKKRFGIFIHQSQKDSVPFQGTDAREFWQRAEDRNANTAGLYASLGLTKYAAMEAFVRWHY